The sequence GTCATTGCTGTCATTGCGATTTTGACCACCGTTTCGATTCCTGCACTCAGGGGCCGAGCCAATGATATGAACGCGGGGCTGCACGTGGCCGGTGGGGTGATGGAGTTTGCGAGGCAGTACGCCATAAGTCAAAACACGTATGTTTGGGTGGCCGTGCGCTCATCGACGTCCGGAGAGGATGGAAGAATCGCGGTGATTGCCTCAAAAGATGGGACGGATCTCTTGTCGTGGTCTTCGGCTTCCACAGATGTTGCTTCATCCACAGATCTCGAATTGGTCGGACCGGTCCGCACTCTTCCCAGAGTGCGGGTAGTAGACGCAGCCACGGCATCGATTCCGAGTATGCCAGCCGTTTCGGGCGCCGTTAAGATGGCGGAAGTCGACTTCCAGGTCGGCAGCGGGAGCGGATCGCAGAATTTCAATAGAGCGGTTCAGTTTACCCCCACAGGCGAGGCACGGGTAACGTCCGGAGTGGTTGATCGATACATCGATATGGCGCTTTTACCGCATCAGGCAGCGCTTACGGATCCTAATCAAGCGGTTATCCGGATTTTTGGCCTTACGGGGAAAAGCGT comes from Terrimicrobium sacchariphilum and encodes:
- a CDS encoding pilus assembly FimT family protein, with amino-acid sequence MSCPTIASKAFSLVELLCVIAVIAILTTVSIPALRGRANDMNAGLHVAGGVMEFARQYAISQNTYVWVAVRSSTSGEDGRIAVIASKDGTDLLSWSSASTDVASSTDLELVGPVRTLPRVRVVDAATASIPSMPAVSGAVKMAEVDFQVGSGSGSQNFNRAVQFTPTGEARVTSGVVDRYIDMALLPHQAALTDPNQAVIRIFGLTGKSVVYRN